A single Chryseobacterium sp. DNA region contains:
- a CDS encoding ParA family protein, whose amino-acid sequence MAKIIGIANQKGGVGKTTTAVNLAAALGVLEKRILIIDADPQANATSGLGVEDVQYSTYNLLEHSADTRACIKRTATPNLDIIPSHIDLVAAEIELVDKEDREYMLKKALASVRADYDYIIIDCAPSLGLITVNALTAADSVIIPIQCEYFALEGLGKLLNTVKNVQKIHNKDLDIEGLLLTMYDSRLRLSNQVVEEVNLHFPEMVFETIISRNVRLSEAPSFGESILNYDAESKGAIQYIQLAEEVLLKNENLVKN is encoded by the coding sequence ATGGCAAAAATCATAGGTATTGCTAATCAAAAAGGAGGTGTTGGTAAGACTACCACCGCCGTAAATTTGGCAGCAGCATTGGGAGTATTGGAAAAAAGAATATTAATCATTGACGCTGACCCCCAGGCGAATGCTACATCAGGTCTCGGTGTGGAAGATGTTCAGTATTCTACATATAATCTATTGGAGCACAGTGCAGATACGAGAGCTTGTATCAAAAGAACTGCGACTCCGAACCTGGATATTATTCCATCACATATTGACCTGGTAGCGGCAGAAATCGAATTGGTAGACAAGGAAGACCGTGAATATATGCTTAAAAAAGCATTGGCAAGTGTAAGAGCAGATTATGATTATATCATTATCGACTGTGCGCCGAGTTTAGGTCTTATCACGGTCAATGCGCTTACTGCGGCAGACTCCGTGATTATTCCGATCCAGTGTGAATACTTTGCATTAGAAGGGCTTGGAAAGCTTTTGAACACCGTTAAAAATGTTCAGAAGATCCATAACAAGGATCTTGATATTGAAGGCCTTCTTCTTACGATGTATGACAGCAGATTAAGATTGTCCAATCAGGTTGTGGAAGAAGTTAACCTGCATTTCCCTGAAATGGTTTTTGAAACGATTATCAGCAGAAATGTAAGACTGAGTGAAGCTCCAAGTTTTGGAGAAAGTATCCTGAATTATGACGCCGAAAGTAAAGGAGCGATACAGTACATTCAGTTAGCAGAAGAAGTTCTTTTAAAGAACGAAAATTTAGTAAAAAATTAA
- a CDS encoding energy transducer TonB yields the protein MKYQNQNQEFRFNEVLFEHRNKEYGAYALRNESDKILTKALFVGVSLLAAVSITPFVISAFKVEAPSKTPEGVVIDFTPVIPDEPVTPPVKIEPVKPVSPPDVKTYDSTVPTPSRNAPDNVQKDPIPDDAVAGLDTNLKGKPVNSDSYVPAPPSVGTGPVIHTAPPAVPQPVDKNKIETELSVEASFTGGIDSFRNKVMNNFDGSGFESEDVVKTTVTFIVEMDGTISGVKANGTNADFNSEAMRTIKNISSKGKWIPAKNKKGENVRSYFKFPISMRFE from the coding sequence ATGAAATACCAGAATCAAAATCAGGAATTTCGTTTTAACGAAGTTCTTTTTGAGCACCGCAACAAAGAATACGGCGCTTATGCATTAAGAAACGAATCAGATAAAATATTAACCAAAGCACTTTTTGTAGGAGTAAGCTTATTGGCTGCTGTGTCCATTACACCTTTTGTAATATCAGCTTTCAAAGTAGAAGCACCTTCAAAGACACCGGAAGGAGTTGTGATTGATTTTACTCCGGTAATACCTGATGAGCCGGTTACTCCCCCTGTGAAAATTGAGCCGGTTAAACCGGTTTCACCCCCTGATGTGAAAACGTATGACAGCACGGTTCCCACCCCTTCCCGTAATGCTCCGGATAATGTTCAGAAAGATCCTATTCCGGATGATGCTGTGGCAGGCTTGGATACCAATCTAAAAGGTAAACCCGTAAACAGTGACTCCTATGTTCCGGCTCCTCCATCTGTAGGCACAGGACCTGTGATTCATACGGCTCCACCAGCTGTTCCTCAGCCGGTAGACAAAAATAAAATTGAAACAGAACTTAGTGTTGAAGCTAGTTTTACAGGAGGAATAGATTCATTCAGAAATAAAGTAATGAACAACTTCGATGGTTCAGGATTTGAATCAGAAGATGTAGTAAAAACGACAGTTACCTTTATTGTGGAAATGGACGGAACTATTTCAGGGGTAAAAGCTAATGGAACCAATGCCGACTTTAACAGCGAGGCCATGAGAACAATTAAAAACATCTCAAGTAAAGGAAAATGGATTCCTGCAAAAAATAAAAAAGGGGAAAATGTAAGAAGTTATTTCAAATTTCCCATCTCCATGAGGTTTGAATAA